The Panulirus ornatus isolate Po-2019 chromosome 55, ASM3632096v1, whole genome shotgun sequence genome has a segment encoding these proteins:
- the LOC139765489 gene encoding thioredoxin, mitochondrial-like, with protein MFRQGFTRFVSHTNKRALGKCSIPHCNGSLRGLRTTSAARAAFNVQDEEDFTDRVLKSTTPVVVDFHAQWCGPCKLLGPRLETIIGGKGDKVHLAKVDIDDVSDLALDYGVSAVPSVLAVKDGKIVDKFVGLQEESRIEAFVNRLIGE; from the exons ATGTTCAGGCAAGGCTTCACGCGATTTGTATCCCATACAAACAAGAGGGCATTGGGGAAATGCAGTATTCCACATTGTAATGGATCTCTACGAGGACTCAGGACGACGTCAGCGGCCCGAGCCGCTTTTAATGTGCAAGACGAAGAGGACTTCACAGACCGAGTGTTAAAGTCCACTACTCCCGTAGTCGTCGATTTTCATGCGCA ATGGTGTGGACCCTGTAAGCTACTTGGCCCACGTTTAGAGACCATCATTGGTGGTAAAGGAGATAAAGTTCACCTCGCCAAAGTTGATATTGATGATGTTTCGGATCTTGCACTTGATTATGGG GTTTCAGCTGTTCCTTCAGTACTTGCAGTGAAAGATGGCAAGATTGTAGACAAGTTTGTGGGTCTTCAGGAGGAGTCCAGGATTGAGGCTTTTGTCAATCGTTTAATTGGAGAGTAA
- the Ubqn gene encoding ubiquilin-1: MAEGSEGSKKISLTVKTAKDKQSVEIAEDASVKELREVVSEKFSASLDQVCLIFAGKILKDGEKLEQHNIKDGLTVHLVIKGGTSGSGGMQPNNRPTATSGGNSNSSSATPNTASNNQTNAANPFAGLSGLGALSIGGLGGLGNMGIGTPNFQELQHRMQREMLSNPEMMRQIMDNPFVQQLMNNPEYMRAIITSNPQMQQLMERNPEISHMLNNPEMLRQTMELARNPAMLQELMRSHDRALSNLESIPGGYSALQRMYRDIQEPMLNAAQEQFGSNPFASLVGNNSANVDSAQAGRENSDPLPNPWAPRGSTPGASTTATSSPNTSTSNTSSTQNTTSSTSSTSTTPGLGGLGVAGMLQSPGMQSLMQQMMENPQLMSSMINAPYTQAMFQNLAANPELAQQIIGSNPLFAGNPVLQEQLRTMLPTFLNQLQNPEVQSFMTNPQALAAVAQIQSGLEQLRQTSPGLFSSMGLNLPPVISQGGSTNQSTTTTTSNSTTTTSTTPSSTSTSSTSSSLPGLVPGTDAFANLMSTMSQALTGGGGGGGGGNPEQQYASQLEQLSAMGFINREANLQALIATFGDVNAAVERLLARLDPQS; encoded by the exons ATGGCTGAAGGTAGTGAAGGTAGCAAAAAGATTAGCCTGACAGTAAAAACGGCGAAGGATAAACAGTCTGTGGAAATAGCTGAAGATGCGTCCGTCAAAGAA CTACGTGAGGTGGTTAGTGAAAAGTTTAGTGCCTCTTTGGATCAAGTTTGTCTCATATTTGCTGGCAAAATTCTAAAAGATG gtgagaaactggagcAGCACAACATTAAAGATGGTTTGACAGTGCATCTAGTAATAAAGGGTGGGACAagtggaagtggaggaatgcagccCAACAATCGTCCTACAGCCACCTCTGGTGGTAATTCTAATTCATCATCCGCAACTCCAAATACAGCTTCGAATAATCAGACCAATGCAGCTAATCCTTTTGCTGGATTGAGTGGCTTAGGTGCCTTGAGTATTGGAGGTCTTGGTGGATTAGGAAACATGGGAATAGGTACCCCAAATTTTCAGGAGCTACAGCACCGTATGCAGAGGGAAATGCTCAGTAATCCAGAAATGATGAGGCAGATAATGGATAATCCCTTCGTACAGCAACTGATGAATAACCCTGAATACATGCGTGCAATCATAACATCAAACCCACAGATGCAACAACTGATGGAG CGCAATCCAGAAATATCTCACATGCTGAACAACCCAGAGATGTTGAGGCAGACAATGGAATTGGCCCGTAATCCTGCTATGTTGCAAGAACTCATGAGATCTCATGACCGAGCCCTTTCCAACCTCGAATCCATTCCAG GTGGTTATAGTGCCCTACAGAGAATGTACAGAGATATTCAAGAACCCATGTTGAATGCTGCACAAGAGCAGTTTGGTTCAAATCCCTTTGCATCACTCGTTGGCAACAACAGTGCCAATG TTGATTCTGCCCAGGCTGGTCGTGAAAACAGTgacccactgccaaatccatggGCACCACGTGGTTCAACTCCTGGTGCCTCTACAACAGCTACGTCTTCACCCAATACTAGTACCTCCAATACTAGTTCTACtcaaaacaccacttcctcaacttcttccacctccacaaccccaggtttGGGGGGATTAGGGGTAGCTGGAATGTTGCAAAGTCCTGGAATGCAATCCCTAATGCAGCAGATGATGGAGAATCCACAGCTCATGTCATCCATGATCAATGCCCCATACACTCAAGCTATGTTCCAG AACCTGGCAGCCAACCCAGAATTAGCTCAACAGATTATTGGTTCAAATCCCCTGTTTGCTGGCAATCCAGTCCTGCAGGAGCAGTTGCGAACCATGTTGCCTACTTTCCTGAATCAGTTACAAAATCCAGAAGTTCAGAGCTTTATGACAAATCCTCAG GCCCTAGCTGCTGTGGCTCAGATTCAAAGTGGTTTAGAACAATTAAGACAAACCTCACCAGGTCTATTCAGCTCAATGGGGCTAAACTTACCGCCAGTAATCTCACAAGGAGGTAGCACaaatcaatcaacaacaacaactacaagcaACTCGACTACTACCACATCTACAACTCCTAGTAGCACATCCACATCCTCAACATCAAGCAGTTTGCCTGGACTTGTTCCTGGTACTGATGCTTTTGCAAACCTTATGTCTACTATG TCCCAGGCtttaactggtggtggtggtggtggtggtggtggtaaccctGAGCAACAATATGCTTCACAACTTGAACAATTATCTGCAATGGGATTCATTAATCGGGAAGCAAACCTACAAG